The Qipengyuania aurantiaca genome contains the following window.
CAATTGCGCTCAACGCCACGAGCGACCACCGGCGCGCCCTGGAGGTGCTGGAAAGGTTGGAAACGACGCTGGCCACGGATGTGCGCTATGCCTCGGCGCGCGGAACCGCGGAGCGCGGTTGTGGCAATCTGCTGGCGGCGCGGCAGTGGTTCGAGACGGCGTTGCAATGCAAACCGGATCACGCTGTCGCCGCGCACGGCCTGGCGCGCTGCGCGCTGGAACAGGGCGATGCGCAGGCGTCGGAGCTTTTCCGCGCAGCGATCGCGATGGCGCCGGGCGATCCGGAAATGATCCTCGCCTATGCCGAAGCGCTGCATGGCGAAGGGGACCGGGGACAGGCGCGGCAGGTCGCCGAGGAACTTGCCCGGCGGTTCCCTGCATGGTCCGACGGATTGCGCCTGCTCGCCCAGATAAAGCTGGCCGCGGGCGAGGACTTTTCCGATGTCTATCGCGCGGCGCAGCTGCAACAGCCCACCAACCCCGCCATCGCCCGCGCGCATTGGCAGCAACTGTTTTCGACCGACCGTTTCGCCGAAGCGGCCGATGTCGCGGGTGAGGCGACGCGGCAGTTTCCCGATGCCGAGGGGTTCGCTCTGCTCGAGGCCACCGCCTCCAGCGCCGCGCTCCAACTGGAGCGGGCCGATCGTCTTTTTGCAGGATTGACTGGCAGCGGCATCGACAGGACGATCCACGAGGCGCGTCACTGGTATCGCAAGCGCGATTTTCAGCGCAGCGCAGCGGCGCTCGAAGGCGTGATCGAGCAGGACAGGGATAACTTCTCCGCCTGGGCGCTTCTCGGCCTTGTCTGGCGCGAACTCGACGACCCGCGCGATGATTGGCTGCACGGGCAGAAAGGCCTTGTAACCCAGCTGGAGGTCGTTCTCGAGGGAGCAACGTGGGCCGAGGTGGAACAGGAACTCGATGCCATCCACGCGAACGCCTCCTTCCCGCTCGGGCAATCGCTGAGAGGAGGCACCCAGACCCGTGGGCGCCTGTTCGACCGGCCTTCAGAGCCCATCCAGAAATTGCGGGAGGGGATCGCCGCCACCGTCGAACGCTATCGCGACAATCTTCCGCCCGAGGATCCGGACCATCCCATCCTGAGCCGGAGGAACCGGCCGCTCGCCTTGGCGGGTTCCTGGTCGGTGCGGTTCCTTGAGGGCAGTTCGCGCCATGAAAGCCATATTCATCCCGAAGGCCTGGTTTCGTCCGCGTGTTACATCCGGGCTCCGGAGGGGGGCGGCGGCGAGCTGGAACTGGGCCGGCCACCGCCCGATCTGAATTCGAACCTTCCGCCCGAACGCGTTTTCGAGCCGAAAGAGCGCCATCTCGCACTGTTTCCCAGCACGCTTTATCACGGCACGCGCCCCTTCGACGGTGCCAAGCGGATGACGGTTGCATTCGACGTCGTAAGCGGCTTGTAAGGCGCGATGTCAGGACCGGAGCAGAATAAGGATCGCGCCTGGGGCGAATATTGGGCAGACCAGGCTCGCCGCGGCGGGAAAGGCACCGGTTGCCTGCCCGAGGCCATGCATTCGATCGCCCGTGCGCAGCAGCAGTGTTGGAGCGGCTTTGCCGACGCGCTGCCGCACAATGCGGACGTGCTCGATCTGGCAACCGGCAACGGCATCCTGCTGCATTGGCTGAAGGCGATGAGGCCTGATCTCTCGCTGACCGGCATCGACCTCGCGCCGCAATTGCCTCCACCTCCTGCCGGTTGCCGTACGATGCCTAGCACGCGCATGGAAAACATTCCTCTGGGCGATGCGAGCTTTGATGCGATCGTCAGCCAGTTCGGCTTCGAATATTCCGACGTCGCGGCGACGATCGGCGAAATCTCACGCTTGTTGCGCGACGGGGGGACAGTTGGCTTGCTCCTCCACCGCGGCGACGGGCCGATACTCGAACACAATATCGCGCGCCGGGAAGCCATCCGCTGGGTTCTCGAAGAGCAGTCGCTTTTCGAAGCGCTTCGACGCCGTATGGACAAGGGCGCTGAAGGACGGGCTCGGGCGATCGAACACGCAGAAAGCGTGGCCAGGCAAGGGGCGCATATCTTTGGGCAGCAGTCGCCCGCCTGGGAGATTTCCGAAGCTGCGCGCCAGACGCTCGCCCTGGGCGCCAAAGACAATGTCGAAGGCATTACGAGAACCTTTGCGGTGATCGCGCAACGCGCCGGCGAAGAAATGGACCGCCTCGGCGATCTGGAAGATGCCTGTGCGACCGCGGACAATCGCGCGGCGCTGCTCGCCCTCTTCGCCGAGGCCGGTTTCGAGGCTGGCGAAACGCAAGCGATCTCGGCTGGGGCCGAAGAGCGCCCCTTTGCGGATTTCCTGCCCTTTTGCAAAACGCGCTAGCCCTGTTGGCCGCCAAGCTGGGCGCTTGACCGTCTAGCACCCCCATCTCGTTAAGCCAAAGCGTGAGCGAAGCTTCGCGGCCAGAACGCGTTCGTCTTGCGCATTCTCTCCGCGATGTCCCCCAAAGGAAAAAGGGCGGCGGACCGAAGTCCGCCGCCCCTCTTGTCTGCTGCGACTGCAGCGGTCTGTTCTTAGAACTTGAACAGGACCGATGCGAAGAAGTCGCGGCCAAGCACGTCGTAGGTGCTCGGGTAGGTGTTCGTCTGACCCTGGTTGTCACCGAGGAGCAGCGAGTTCGGACGGTTGCTCACGACGCCGTCAGCGTCGAACGTCGGGGTACCCGGGAGAGTGTCAAAGATGTTGTTGACACCAACCGTGAAGGTAGCCGCGTCGTTGACAGCGAACGAGAACGACAGGTCCAGGAGATCGTAAGCATCGATTTCTTCGACGCCGTTGAAGTCCGAGTAGAGAACCGTGTCGTCATCGTCGGTGACCGAACCGACATGGCGCCAGCGAAGCGACGTGGTGACCGGGCCATCCACGAACGAAGCACGAGCCGTCCACTTGAACTCGGGAACCGGATCGCCGCACTCGATGCCGAACTTGCCGGCGCATTCGATGACGGTGTCGAGTTCCGCGACGGGGCGGAAGCTGTTGTTCTCGTTCCAGGTGCCGAGCACCGAGAAGTTGAAGTCCTGCTCACCCGTGTCGGTGAAGAGCGAGAACGGCAGCGCAGTGCTGTAGGCCATCTGAAGGTCGATACCCGACACTTCGTAGGTAGCCACGTTCACGCCGGCAACCAGCGGCGGGTTCTCGACGTTGATCTGGCCGTCACCGTTACGGATACCGACGAAGGGCTGGCAGACCGAAGCCGACAGATCCTGGACTTCGCCGAAGCACAGGTTGAACAGGCCCTGGAGGCTGCCACCTGCGATCGAGATGAAGTCACGGACTTCGATGTTGAAGTAGTCGGCCGTGAGCGTGAAGCCCGGGAGGAATGCCGGCTGAAGCACGACACCAGCGGTCCAGCTGGTCGAGACTTCTTCCTGCAGGTCCGGGTTACCACCGAAGAGCGCAGGGATCTGCGCGTTCGGCTGAACAGCCGTACCGCCACCGATGCTGCCAACCGGCACGCCGGTCTGCTGGCAGAGTGCGGCTGCACCTGCGTTGGCGGCGATGAAGTCGGCGCTCGCGCAGGGGTCGGTTGCCTGCGGGAAGCCGATCGACTGGCCGCCGAACAGTTCTTCCACGTTAGGCGCACGAACCGCACGCTGATACTGGCCACAAAGCGTCACGTCGGGGATCGGCGAGAACTCGACGCCACCGGCGTAGGTCCAGGTGCCACCGACTGCTTCGAGCGAGTAGTCCGAGTAACGGGCTGCACCGGTCAGCTCGAGGCGAGCCGAGCCGAATTCGACCGGAACATTAACTTCGGCGAAGATCTCGCGAACGTCGTACGAACCTTCGGTCGGCGAACCGGCGTTGAAGCCGATCACGTCGCCCGAGGCGAGTGCGGTGTCGGGCAGGAAGCGCGAAGCGACCTTGCGGTATTCGCCACCCAGGGCGAAACCGACCGGCTCGGCAGTACCGATAGCGAAGTCGCCAAAGGTACCCGAGATGGTGCCGACGAAGTTCTGCAGGCTCGAAATGTCGCCATTCTGTGCCTGGATCGAGATCGCATCAACCTGGTCTTGGGTAAGAGCACCGGGGCCGAAGATGTTGATCGGGGTACCGGTGCCATCAAGGCCAGCCTGGAACGCCGAACGCGAAATGTTACCAGCCTGGACGTTCGCGTTACGCGTACGTGCGAACAGGTAATAAGCGTCGTAGCTCAGGTAGTCGTTGATCGGACCGCGGATGCCGCCGAGAACACGAAAGGCGTTACGCTCGTCGAGCGAGTTACGGCCACCGGTTTCCAAGGTACGACGGTTCACGTCGAGACGGACAACCCCCAGTTCGGCGGTCGGCAGGGCCGAGAGGCCGTTGGCAACGCGCTCGGCGCTGGCAGCAGCTTCACGCTGGTCGAGGATGTTGAGTTCGTCGATGACGCTCTGGTCGAGGAACTGCGACACCGTGTCGATGTCGATGTTGTACGTGCCGGTCACCGGGGTGGCGGCCAGTTCCTGGGCAACGCGGTTCTGCACGAACGAGACTTCGGTGTAAGCGGTGTGACCGCCGCCGATGTCATAGTCCGCATAACCACCGATCAGGTAACGTTCCTGAGGGATTTGCAGGTAGTTAACCGGAGCGTAGTTGTAAGAATAGCCATTGGTCGGGCTGAGGATGCCCTGCTCGAAGAACACACCGTCGTCGAGGGTCAGGCCTGCACCCAGCGGAAGCGTGGGCGCTTCGCCCGGATCGTTGAAGTCACCGTCGCCGTTGAGGTCGACTGCCGGCGCGCTGGGCGTGGTACCCGGAGCGTTGAAGCGGCCTTCCGGCGGGGTGCCCGAACCGAACTGCTGCAGGTCGACACCGAAGCTTTCGCCGCCGATCGCGAAGAACGAGAAGTCACGGTCGCCCTGGAAGATCTCGTCACGGTTGTAGTACTCACCGAAGACGGTGGCGTTACCGCGACCATCGGCGAATTCGCCGCCGACAGCAGCGTGCACTTCGTAACGTGCGCCGTCGCCGCGACCGGTGATCGAGTACTGACCGCCGATTTCGAGGCCGTCGACGTCCTTGAGGCGGAAGTTGACGACGCCAGCAAGTGCGTCCGAACCGTACACAGCCGAAGCACCGCCGGTCACAACGTCGACCGACTCAAGCAGGAACTGCGGGATGGTGTTAAGGTCGACGACCTGGTTGGTATCGTAGAACATCCAGCGACGGCCGTTGACGAGAACGAGCGAACGCTCTTCGCCGAGGCCACGCAGGTTCAGCGTAGCGGTACCGGTGCCGGGGTTGTTCGAGTTCGACGTGAAGCCGGGAACGACCTGCGGCAGGGTGTTGATCACGTTCTCGACGTTGACCGTACCCGACAGCTTGAATTCTTCGTCCTGCACGACTGCGACCGGAGCGGCCGTGTCGACGTTGCGGCGCGCAATGCGCGAACCGGTGACGATGATCGGCGCAGCGGCCGTATCTTCGACCTGCGCACCCGGCTGGGTGCCCGGCTCGTTCGGCACATCATCGACTTGCGCAAGTGCGGGCGAAGCAATCATGGCGCCTGCCATGATCGTGCCCGTCAGAAGCGAAGCCTTCGTAAAACGATAAGACATTGATTTCCCCTCAAATTCAGTAACCGCCTTACGGGGTCACTCAAAATGGTTGAATCCAGGCATTTGCCCGAACCGGGGTGGTGTAGGCTTAGGCTTAACTTTTGAGCAATCCCCAGCGCGCCGCAGCGCCTGCAATTTAGAGCGGTGTTGCAATTCGGTTACAGATGTTTCTTTCCCGGATTACCGGGCTTCGCCAAGAAGAAAGGCCGGGCGATCGCTCGCCCGGCCCTTGCCGTATTGCTTGTGGATTAGAGGCCGCCCGGGCCGCAATCGTTCGCCAGGAAGTCCAGCATTTTGGTGAAGAACTGAACCTGGTGCTCGTACATCAGCGTGTTGTAGAAGTGATCCGCACCCTTCAGCGTCAGGTACTGGATATCCTTCTTGCCCGCCTTGGCCATCGCATCGCGATAGTCCTCGAGATGATAATAGAGCACGCGTGCGTCGACATCGCCATGGATCATGAGGATCGGAATGTTGACCTTGGCAACCTCCTCGATCGGGTTGATGCCGATGGTACCGCGACGCTTTTCCCAATCATCGAATGCGGTCGGGACAAAGGCGCTGCGGCGCTGACGATAGGTCTTGGCCGGATCGGCCACTGCCGCACCGGCGATCGTGCACTGGTAGAGGTTGGGTTCGCGCGATGCGGCCACAAGGGCGGCATAGCCACCATAGGACCAGCCCATGAAGGCGACGCGATCGGGATCAACCAGACCCTGCTCGACCAGGTAGAGTACGCCGTCGTCCTTGTCGTCCTGCATGGCAAGACCGTGCTCGCCATAGCCAAGGTCGAAGTGCTTCTGGCCCCAGCCGGTCGAGATGCGGTTCTGCGGACGCAGGACGGCATAACCGGCGTTGACCAGCAGCTGATCCCATTCATCATAGCCGACGACGCCGTTGACGTGCGGCCCACCATTGTGGCGGACGATGAGCGGATACGGGCCTTCGCCCTTCGGCTTCATGAAATAGGCCGGGATCATGAGCTTGCCGTCGCGCGAAGGATAGCGGATGAACTCGACGTCGGCGAGCTGCTCGGGCTGGATCAGCGGGTTGCGGCTGCCCAGCTTGACCATGCGGCCATCGCGCACGAGCCAGTAGGAGCCCGGATCACGGGGTCCGCTGTTGCGCACGATCATCGATTTGCCATCGCGCGAACGGCTGGTGATGGTGACCTGGTGCGCGTTCGGGATTTGCGCTTCGAGGGCGTCGTAAAGCGCCTTCTCGTTCTCGTCGAACCAGATGGTGCGATATTTGTCCCAAGGGTAGATCGCGCCAACCAGCGTTTCGTCGCCGGGCATGGAGCTGGTGCGGATACCCATGATGTCGGCCTGGTCGGTTCCGGCCAGTTTCTCGCCGAACTGGCCGGTCTTGGTGTTAAACTCCCACAGAGCCGCCTTGTCTTCGCCACGGTTGTCGATGATGTAAGCGATATCGGGATTGGCAGGATCGAAGCCCTGCGGTCCCATGATGCCGCCGATGAACCGATAGAGGTTCTCGTACTTGGAAGCATCGATGGGGTCACCCAGCTTCGTCCAGCTGCTGTCGCCCGGCCCACGGTAATAGTTCTGGACCATGTCACCGTCCTGCCCGGAGGCAAAGCGCGGGTTACCGTCGACGTCGAACTGGACGTTCGTATATTCGCGGTTGCCGCGCAGAACGAGGCTCTGCGTGCCCTTCTCCAGATCGAACTTGTAGAAGGACCGCGGGCGGAACGCGGCATAGGGATCGACACCCGTCACGTCCGAGTTGGTCGTCGCCTCGGCGATCAGGATCTTGGTCGGCTCGTTCGGCAGCGTGCTGATGATGTCGAAATTGCCCGGCAGCGAACGGAATTTGTTCTCCTGCAGGTCATAGGAATACTGGAGGTAGTCGTAGGTGCCCTCTTCGGGACCCGGCACGCGCGAACGGCGCTGCTGCCAGGCACGGCCCGAAATGACGTTGTCGCTTACCCAGCGCGCCGACTGGATTTCCATCGGGTCTGCGTTGAGGCGGCGCAGCGGCTTCGACATGTCATCCGTCGAATAGATTTCGAGGAGGTATTCGCCTTCGCGGCTTTCGGTCTTGTGCACGAGCACATGCTTGCCGTCCGGCGAAATCTGCACGTTGCTGATCACATCGCGAAGCGCCCAGGCTTCGATCGGCACACTCGGCGCACCCGTCTGCGCGGTCGCCGGCACCATGCCGGTGGCGAAACAGACCGAGGCGGCAGCCGCCATCAGGCCTTTCTTCAAGCTCAACATAAAAGGGGACCCTCTCACAAGTTAATCCAGCCCAAAATAAATATGGGCGGCTCCACGCCGAAACATAGAGCCGCCCACGGTTAGTTCAACTCACCTGAACGGCGTTAGAACCGGTACTCGACAGTTGCGAAGAACTCGCGACCGTTGAGGTTGTAACCTGCACCGATCGGAATGTTCGAAATGCAGAGGCCCACTTCGTCGCAGTCAACCTTTGGCGGTTCGGTGTCGAAGATGTTGCTGACGCCGAGGCGGATGAGGAAATCATCGGCCTGGTAGCGCAGCGACACAGCGTGCTCGAACCAGTCATCAACGAAGTCGACATCGCGACAGAAGACGCCGTCACCTGCGACGATCGGATCGGGGCCGCCGTCGGGGCCGTTCGAACCGAAGCCGGTGCAGGTGCTGGAATCCTCACCGCTCGGCGTACCGTCGGGCTGGAAGCCGAACACGTCCGAGAAGTTGTCACGGAAATCGGGATCCGCAGCCTGCTGGCCCACCCAGCGGGTGGTCCAGGCCAGACGCCAGCGGTCGACCTCGGCAGAGAACACGCCACGACCACTCCAGCGCGGAAGGCCGAATTCGCCCTCGTCGTTATCGCGGGTTTCGTTACCGAAGTTGTCGCGGAAGACCTGCAGACGTTCGAGCAGGTGGTTGGCACGAAGGTCCAGACCGAATTCGACCTGGCGACCGCCGATGGCGAACTCTTTCCCGAAGGCTGCGTTGAAGTCCACACCGCGCACGGCGTCCGTGTCGAGGTTGAGGAAGCCGATATCGGCCGAGGTGATCAGGTCGAGATCGTCCGGAGCCGTGCCGACATTCAGCGCGTCACAGAACTGGCTGACCTGACCGTCTTCACGCAGATAGCAGTCGTTGGCTGCGAACTGCGCCGAGATGGCGACGACCGACTGGTCGACCTTCAGATCGTAGTAGCTGCTCGAAAGCGACACGTCCCAACCGTCACCGAAGGTCTCCTCGAAAGCGAAACCGGCCGTGATCGAACGCGAGGTTTCCGGTTCGAGGTCGAGACGACCCTGACGCGAAATCTCCACGCTCGAGAGCTGGTTTGCCGAAGGCTGACCGAAGGCCGGGAAGTCGAGACCGACGGAAGTCGGATCGCGGCCTTCGCGGATGCAGTTGTCGAGAACGAACTGTTCGCGATCGTCCTGCTCGGCAACATAGACACCGCCGATAAAGGCCTCGGTGGGAACGGCGCAGGGATCTACGATGGTGTTGAAACCGGTGGTGTCGACCAGGAAGTTCTCACGCAGGTTCGGTGCACGGAACGACGTGCCGTAGCTAAAGCGCAGCAGCAGCGGCTCGATCGGGCGCCAGCCGCCCTTGATCGAGAACGTGCCGGCCGTGCCGTAGTACTCTTCGTCGGTCACACGACCCGAAAGGTTCAGACTGAGTTCCTGGACCAGCGGCTTGCCGGCCTGAAGCGGAACGTCGAGTTCGACGAAAGCTTCGCGGATCCACTTGCTGCCGATCGCGCCCTTGTCCGAGAAGAAGTTCAGCGCAAGGCCGTTCGACTGCACGAAGTTGGTGGTCGAATCGATGGCATCTTCACGCCATTCAAGGCCGAACACCGCGCCAACCGGACCGGCCGGCAGGGTGAACAGGTCACCGGTGAGGAAGCCCGAAATGACGGTCTGCTCGTAGATGGTCTTCGACGAACGGTTGCCGAACACATAGTTGCGCTCGGCCGCAGTCGCGAAATCGCCGGTTGCGAAACCGAGGACGCTTTCAGCGAACAGATTGACCGGCACACAGCCATCGAGAAGGTCGGGTGCGGCGAGTTCCGGGTTGGCCAGCTGCGACGCATCGCAGGGCGTGATCGGAGCCGGCGTACCGAGGAGGCCCGGGTCACCGAAGTCCACGGTCGGATCGTAGTCGTCCGCAATGCCGTCACCGTCGTTGTCGACGATGCCGTCGCCGTTGAAGTCACGGGTCGGGTCGATGCCGATAGCAAAGGCAAGCTTGTCTTCGCGGATGTCGTTCGAGAAGACGTTACCTTCCGAACGGGTGTAGGAACCCGACACTTCGAAACCCCAGCTCGGAGCGATGAACGGCAGGTCGCCGCGCACACCGAACACACCGCGGTACTGTTCGATGTTGGTCTTGAAGTTGTTGCGGTCGCCATCGATGACGAAGCGCGAGGTAACCGGCTGCGGCACCGGGAACGGCAGGAACGGCGAGCCGGTGTTGAACACACCCGACGCGTTGTAGCAGTCCACGCCATTCGGCTGGTTGGGGTTACACGGGTTGAACTGGTTGTTGTCCGGAACGCTGACGTTCGCCTGATAGACGGCGTTGTCTTCCGAATTCACGTCCACGTTCGTGTAGAGGACCTCGAAGAACGGCGTGATGTTGGCTTCGCCGGCGAGCGTGTACTCACCATAGCTCATCACGTTCCAGCGGTTCTGCTCGGGGATCAGCTCGAGCTGCGGGTAGGCACCGTTGGTGCTGAAGTCTGCATAGCGGACATCCTGCACACCGTCGCCATCGATATCCACCGGCGCGCCGGTGAAGAAGAAGTTCGATTCGGTGTAGTTCGGAACGCCCGAGTTGCTTTCACCAGGGGTGAAGTACAGAACGCGGAAGGCACCGAAGGGCTCGATGATGCTGCTGCGCAGGCCCTGGCCGTTACGCTGACACTCGTTGACCGGAAGGGTGATATCGCCACCCGAATCGACAAGTGCGTTGACCTGGTCGGTCAGTTCGACAGTGCGGATTTCGCCGTTCTGCGTGATTTCGTAGTCGGTCGTACAACCGGCCAGGAAGTCACGGTCACGGGCGCGGATGCGGTCGCGGTGATCGTATTCGGCGCCGATGCCGATGAAACCACGGTCGAGGTTGATGCCGTAGGATGCGCTGACCGTGTAGTCGTCACCGGCACCCATCGGGTTGACGGTTCCGCCAGCAAACAGTTCGAGACCGTCGAAATCCTTCTTGAGGATGACGTTCACAACACCGGCGACGGCGTCCGAACCGTAGACCGACGACGCGCCGTCGAGCAGCAGGTCCGTACGCTCGATGAGCGAACCGGGAAGAAGGTTGATCGAGGGAGCCGTCGGAGCACCACCGACACCCGAAGGCGCAAGGCGGCGGCCGTTCAGCAGGAGCAGCGTACGGTTCGCACCGAGGCTGCGCAGGCTGACCGTCTGGTTACCCGGGCCGTTGTCGAGGACGAAGCCCTGGAAGGTTGCGTCGATCTGAGTGCCGGAAGCGGCCTCGTCGCGCTGGAGGATCTGCGAAGGATCGAACAGACCTTCGTCACGCGCCGCTTCGGTGGTGATGACCTGGAGCGGCGAGATGCTGGTGTAGGTGTCGCGACGGATACGCGAACCGGTCACGACGATGGCTTCGTCGTTGCCCTGGCCGGTTGCACCGACATCGGTGACGTCGACGACGTCTTCAGCGTCGTTGGTGTTGTTGTCTACACCATCGGGACCTTCGGTCTGGATGACGCATTCGCCAGCGACCAGCTCTTCGTTGGCGGCGCAGTCGGTATCTTGGGCCTGCGCCGAACCACCTGCCGCAATGGCGAGGACGGATGCGGAAAGCGCGAGCCCCTTGAACGTATTATGATGAATCTTTCGCATTACACACTCCAGTTGCGAGAACCGGAACTGTGTCCCGTAAACCGGACGACCCCTAAGCGCTCCCCAGTAAGCGCCGCATTTCCGAAAGAATCGTCGAGGTACGGAGACCCCCAGTCCCAATGACAGCAGTTCTGCGAGAGCGTCGGCCCTATGTCAAAGACGGGGCCGAGTGTTTCACTTTCTTTGCAGGGCTTGTGTGGCGCAAATCACACATTTTTTGATATGTTGGAGCGGCCCTCGAATTATGACATCATTTCCGTCTATTCCAAGCAGGGTCCAGCGCAACATAATTACAACACCCGGCGCCGCTGAATCAGGCGCCGGGTGCTGTTTTCGCGAATCAGGAGACGTTCATCTCCAGCGCACCGTCGCCCTCGTCGATCTTGACCGTCGAACCATCGGGCACATTGCCTGACAGGATCAAGTCGGCCAGCGGGTCCTGCACGTAGCGCTGGACCGCGCGCTTGAGCGGACGCGCACCATAGACGGGATCGTAGCCCACCCGGCCGAGCCACTTCTTGGCGGCATCGGTAAGATCGAGCACGATCTTGCGATCCTTGAGCAGCTTCTGCACCCGCGCGACCTGGATATCGACGATCGGGGCCATGTGCTCCTGCGCAAGGCGGTGGAAGAGGATGATCTCGTCCAGCCGGTTGAGGAACTCGGGCCGGAAGTGGCCTCGCACCACGTCCATCACCTGCGGCTCGACCTCCTCGACCTTCTGTCCGTCCTCCATATTCGCCAGATACTGGCTGCCGAGGTTGGAGGTGAGGATGATCAGCGTGTTCGAGAAATCGACCACGCGGCCCTGCCCGTCGGTCAGGCGGCCGTCGTCGAGCACCTGCAGCAGCACGTTGAAGACATCGCTGTGCGCCTTTTCGACCTCGTCGAATAGCACGACCTGATAGGGCCTGCGCCGCACCGCCTCGGTCAGTACGCCGCCTTCTTCATAGCCAACATAGCCCGGAGGCGCGCCGATCAGGCGGGCGACGGCGTGCTTCTCCATGAACTCGCTCATGTCGATGCGCACCATCGCCTGGTCGTCATCGAACAGGAAGCCGGCGAGCGCCTTGGTCAGCTCGGTCTTGCCGACACCGGTCGGGCCGAGGAAGAGGAAGCTGCCCAGCGGACGGCCCGGGTCCTGCAGACCCGCACGCGCACGGCGCACGGCCTTGGACACCGCGTCGATGGCCTGTGACTGGCCGATCACCCGCTTGCCGAGGATGTTTTCCATGTCGAGCAGCTTTTCCCGCTCGCCTTCCATCATCTTGTCGACCGGGATACCCGTCCAGCGCGAGACCACGCCGGCGATATCGTCTTCGGTGACCTCTTCCTTGAGCAGGGCGTTGTCCGTCTGGCCGCTGGCCTCCTGAAGCCGCTTTTCGAGCTCGGGGATCTTGCCGTATTGCAGCTCACCCGCCTTCTGCAGGTCGCCGCCGCGCTGGGCCTGTTCGAGTTCGATACGCGCTGCGTCGAGCTCTTCCTTGACCCGCGCCTCAGCATGGATCTTGTCGCGCTCGTTCTGCCAGCGCGTAGTCAGTTCGGAGGACTGCTGTTCGAGCTCGGACAGCTCCTTGCGCAGCGCCTCCAGCCGATCCTTCGACGCGCTGTCGGTTTCCTTCTGCAAGGCCTGCTCTTCGATGCGCAGCTGGATGATGCGCCGGTCGAGGCCTTCGATTTCCTCAGGCTTGCTCTCCACCTCCATGCGGATGCGCGAGGCCGCCTCGTCCATCAGGTCGATGGCCTTGTCGGGCAGGAAGCGGTTCTGGATGTAACGATTGCTGAGCTGCGCTGCGGCCACGATCGCGCCGTCGGTGATGCGCACGCCATGGTGCAGCTCGTACTTGTCCTTGATGCCGCGCAGGATCGAAATCGTGTCCTCGACGCTGGGCTCATCGATATAGACGGGCTGGAAGCGCCGCTGGAGCGCGGGGTCCTTCTCGA
Protein-coding sequences here:
- the clpB gene encoding ATP-dependent chaperone ClpB; amino-acid sequence: MNLEKFTDRAKGFLQAAQTVAIRMSHQRITPAHLLKALLDDEQGMAAQLIQRAGGNPGVAITEIDTALGKVPSVSGGGAQQTPGLDNDAVRALDQAEQLAEKAGDSFVPVQRILQALAMQDNDAGRALKAAGIDAKSLEAAIQEVTGGRTADSAGAEEAYDAMKKYARDLTKAARDGKLDPVIGRDEEIRRTVQILARRTKNNPALIGEPGTGKTAIAEGLALRIANGDVPDSLKGRTLMSLDMGALIAGAKYRGEFEERLKAVLDEVKGAEGQIILFIDEMHTLIGAGASEGSMDAGNLLKPALSRGELHCIGATTLDEYQKYVEKDPALQRRFQPVYIDEPSVEDTISILRGIKDKYELHHGVRITDGAIVAAAQLSNRYIQNRFLPDKAIDLMDEAASRIRMEVESKPEEIEGLDRRIIQLRIEEQALQKETDSASKDRLEALRKELSELEQQSSELTTRWQNERDKIHAEARVKEELDAARIELEQAQRGGDLQKAGELQYGKIPELEKRLQEASGQTDNALLKEEVTEDDIAGVVSRWTGIPVDKMMEGEREKLLDMENILGKRVIGQSQAIDAVSKAVRRARAGLQDPGRPLGSFLFLGPTGVGKTELTKALAGFLFDDDQAMVRIDMSEFMEKHAVARLIGAPPGYVGYEEGGVLTEAVRRRPYQVVLFDEVEKAHSDVFNVLLQVLDDGRLTDGQGRVVDFSNTLIILTSNLGSQYLANMEDGQKVEEVEPQVMDVVRGHFRPEFLNRLDEIILFHRLAQEHMAPIVDIQVARVQKLLKDRKIVLDLTDAAKKWLGRVGYDPVYGARPLKRAVQRYVQDPLADLILSGNVPDGSTVKIDEGDGALEMNVS
- a CDS encoding TonB-dependent receptor yields the protein MRKIHHNTFKGLALSASVLAIAAGGSAQAQDTDCAANEELVAGECVIQTEGPDGVDNNTNDAEDVVDVTDVGATGQGNDEAIVVTGSRIRRDTYTSISPLQVITTEAARDEGLFDPSQILQRDEAASGTQIDATFQGFVLDNGPGNQTVSLRSLGANRTLLLLNGRRLAPSGVGGAPTAPSINLLPGSLIERTDLLLDGASSVYGSDAVAGVVNVILKKDFDGLELFAGGTVNPMGAGDDYTVSASYGINLDRGFIGIGAEYDHRDRIRARDRDFLAGCTTDYEITQNGEIRTVELTDQVNALVDSGGDITLPVNECQRNGQGLRSSIIEPFGAFRVLYFTPGESNSGVPNYTESNFFFTGAPVDIDGDGVQDVRYADFSTNGAYPQLELIPEQNRWNVMSYGEYTLAGEANITPFFEVLYTNVDVNSEDNAVYQANVSVPDNNQFNPCNPNQPNGVDCYNASGVFNTGSPFLPFPVPQPVTSRFVIDGDRNNFKTNIEQYRGVFGVRGDLPFIAPSWGFEVSGSYTRSEGNVFSNDIREDKLAFAIGIDPTRDFNGDGIVDNDGDGIADDYDPTVDFGDPGLLGTPAPITPCDASQLANPELAAPDLLDGCVPVNLFAESVLGFATGDFATAAERNYVFGNRSSKTIYEQTVISGFLTGDLFTLPAGPVGAVFGLEWREDAIDSTTNFVQSNGLALNFFSDKGAIGSKWIREAFVELDVPLQAGKPLVQELSLNLSGRVTDEEYYGTAGTFSIKGGWRPIEPLLLRFSYGTSFRAPNLRENFLVDTTGFNTIVDPCAVPTEAFIGGVYVAEQDDREQFVLDNCIREGRDPTSVGLDFPAFGQPSANQLSSVEISRQGRLDLEPETSRSITAGFAFEETFGDGWDVSLSSSYYDLKVDQSVVAISAQFAANDCYLREDGQVSQFCDALNVGTAPDDLDLITSADIGFLNLDTDAVRGVDFNAAFGKEFAIGGRQVEFGLDLRANHLLERLQVFRDNFGNETRDNDEGEFGLPRWSGRGVFSAEVDRWRLAWTTRWVGQQAADPDFRDNFSDVFGFQPDGTPSGEDSSTCTGFGSNGPDGGPDPIVAGDGVFCRDVDFVDDWFEHAVSLRYQADDFLIRLGVSNIFDTEPPKVDCDEVGLCISNIPIGAGYNLNGREFFATVEYRF